In Crinalium epipsammum PCC 9333, the following are encoded in one genomic region:
- a CDS encoding pentapeptide repeat-containing protein, producing MVYLTTIKNTILRLLALILVLVMAWLWVLLSATPALAQTKTVNYTHTFLENRDFSNTDLTGAVFAAAQMKGANFQGSNLSNAILSQGTLSNANFADANLTNALVDQVTLDGADLTNAIFRQATMVGTNFNDSAIAGADFTDAIIDRYQLKQLCQRASGVNPVTAVSTRESLGCD from the coding sequence ATGGTTTATTTAACAACAATTAAAAATACTATCCTACGTTTACTAGCACTAATTCTAGTTCTAGTAATGGCATGGCTGTGGGTATTGTTAAGTGCTACTCCCGCTCTAGCACAAACAAAAACTGTTAACTACACCCATACTTTTCTAGAAAACCGCGACTTTTCTAATACTGACTTGACGGGTGCTGTATTTGCCGCAGCACAAATGAAAGGCGCGAACTTTCAAGGATCTAACTTAAGTAACGCTATCCTTAGTCAAGGAACGTTATCAAACGCCAATTTCGCAGACGCAAACCTGACTAACGCGCTTGTAGATCAGGTAACGTTGGATGGTGCTGATCTGACTAATGCTATTTTCAGACAAGCAACAATGGTTGGGACAAACTTTAATGATAGTGCGATCGCTGGGGCTGATTTTACAGATGCGATTATTGATCGCTATCAACTTAAGCAATTGTGTCAACGTGCTAGTGGAGTTAACCCTGTAACTGCTGTATCTACACGGGAAAGCTTAGGCTGTGATTAA
- a CDS encoding GDSL-type esterase/lipase family protein → MQTLASPTVKRYPQSNVHPLKIVVIGDSIVYGFGDFEGGGWVERLRRNWMMPDSPGHVIYNLGVRGDGVLQVSQRLEQEFRNRGELRNRVPDAIALSVGVNDAARLGRTSGRYFTDFGVFQQEISQLLDRAKQLCPVYFVGMVPVDESKMPFLDCFYYNHEDQYRYKEATRLACEARNIPYLDIFDLWIERGTDWCREQMCADGLHPNSSGYQALLKDVLNWQPITQLANSSLITA, encoded by the coding sequence ATGCAAACACTAGCATCGCCAACTGTTAAACGCTATCCTCAATCAAATGTCCATCCCCTCAAGATCGTTGTAATAGGGGATAGCATTGTTTATGGCTTTGGTGATTTTGAAGGTGGTGGTTGGGTAGAACGACTCAGACGCAACTGGATGATGCCTGATAGTCCAGGTCATGTAATTTACAATTTAGGCGTTAGAGGCGATGGTGTTCTGCAAGTATCACAACGTTTAGAGCAAGAGTTCCGAAATCGGGGTGAACTGAGAAATCGCGTACCGGATGCGATCGCACTCTCAGTCGGCGTTAATGATGCTGCTAGACTAGGGCGTACAAGTGGGCGTTATTTTACGGATTTTGGCGTTTTCCAACAGGAAATCAGCCAACTGTTGGATCGAGCAAAACAGCTATGTCCAGTTTATTTTGTGGGAATGGTTCCCGTAGATGAATCTAAAATGCCGTTTCTAGATTGTTTTTATTACAACCATGAGGATCAGTACCGTTATAAAGAAGCAACTAGACTAGCTTGCGAAGCACGTAATATTCCTTATTTGGATATCTTTGATTTATGGATTGAGCGAGGTACTGATTGGTGTCGTGAGCAAATGTGCGCTGATGGTTTACACCCTAACAGCAGTGGTTATCAGGCATTATTAAAAGATGTGCTGAATTGGCAACCAATTACTCAGTTAGCCAACTCCAGTTTAATCACAGCCTAA
- a CDS encoding DNA-directed RNA polymerase subunit omega has translation MKPGKYMLHRRSQYDSTQIMYRAEELVNAASNRYKITVQVANRAKRRRYEELDSIDDPMMKPVLRAIVEMSDEITQPEIIGDDQTSYSSRGK, from the coding sequence ATGAAACCAGGAAAATATATGCTTCACAGGCGTTCCCAGTATGATTCAACTCAAATCATGTACCGTGCAGAGGAATTAGTTAATGCAGCCTCTAATCGCTACAAGATTACTGTGCAAGTGGCGAATCGTGCCAAACGTCGCCGCTATGAAGAGTTAGACAGTATTGATGATCCAATGATGAAACCCGTACTGCGGGCAATTGTCGAAATGTCGGATGAGATTACACAACCTGAAATCATTGGTGACGACCAAACATCCTACAGCAGCAGGGGCAAATAG
- a CDS encoding DUF1818 family protein, with translation MERLIKSGSGWRIGWNPDASEYQGLVGSDTWAIELTEAELQDFCKLLTQLAETMSYMAAELMDQEKIACEAESDLLWMQVEGYPDAYSLSFILNTGRCCEGSWTADAVPGLVQAVQVLKVF, from the coding sequence ATGGAGCGTTTGATCAAAAGCGGTTCTGGTTGGCGGATTGGCTGGAACCCAGATGCGTCTGAATATCAAGGTTTAGTTGGTAGCGATACTTGGGCAATTGAGCTAACTGAAGCTGAACTGCAAGACTTTTGCAAGCTATTAACGCAGCTTGCAGAAACAATGAGCTATATGGCGGCTGAGTTAATGGATCAAGAAAAAATCGCCTGTGAAGCGGAAAGCGATTTATTATGGATGCAAGTCGAGGGATATCCCGATGCTTACAGCCTTAGCTTTATTTTGAATACAGGACGGTGCTGTGAAGGTAGTTGGACAGCAGATGCAGTTCCAGGTTTAGTTCAAGCTGTTCAGGTATTAAAAGTTTTTTAA
- a CDS encoding DNA cytosine methyltransferase: MFSQVGLKINNQITSLEITDLFAGCGGLSLGFQNAGFKILAALDNWEPAIKVYAKNFNHPIILCDIDKIDSTSEVFKNNHVNIIIGGPPCQDFSSAGKRNEELGRADLTISFAQIVAHVKPQYFVMENVDRLLKSNKYKIAREIFKLAGYGLSEKTLDASLCGVPQKRKRFFCIGELGGADKSIEPYLEANLSKRPLTVREYLGDSLGIDYYYRHPRSYKRRAIFSIDEPSPTIRGVNRPIPKNYQLHPGDTAPISPDLRPLTTIERSYIQTFPQSFIFEGSKTDLEQMIGNAVPVKLAEYVAKCLLQYMQDQGNRRVKNCTQQVVTQLC; the protein is encoded by the coding sequence ATGTTTAGCCAAGTAGGTTTAAAAATCAATAATCAAATTACTTCACTGGAAATAACAGACTTATTTGCAGGTTGTGGGGGGTTGTCACTAGGATTTCAAAATGCTGGATTTAAAATTTTGGCTGCTTTAGATAATTGGGAACCTGCTATAAAGGTTTACGCAAAAAATTTTAACCATCCAATTATTTTATGCGACATTGATAAAATAGATAGCACATCTGAAGTATTCAAAAATAACCATGTAAATATAATTATTGGTGGACCTCCTTGCCAAGACTTTTCTAGTGCAGGTAAACGCAATGAAGAATTAGGTAGGGCAGATTTAACTATCTCTTTTGCTCAAATTGTTGCTCATGTAAAACCTCAATACTTTGTAATGGAGAATGTAGATAGGTTGCTTAAAAGTAACAAATATAAAATTGCTAGAGAAATTTTTAAGCTTGCTGGATATGGGCTAAGTGAGAAAACATTAGACGCTAGCTTATGTGGTGTACCACAGAAACGTAAAAGATTTTTTTGTATAGGAGAACTTGGGGGCGCAGATAAAAGTATAGAACCTTATTTAGAAGCAAATTTATCTAAGCGTCCCTTAACAGTTAGAGAATATTTAGGAGACAGCTTAGGAATAGACTATTACTATAGGCATCCGAGAAGCTATAAAAGACGAGCCATTTTTAGCATTGATGAACCAAGTCCTACTATTAGAGGCGTTAATAGACCTATTCCTAAAAATTATCAGCTTCATCCAGGCGATACAGCGCCAATTTCGCCGGATTTGCGCCCTTTAACTACCATTGAAAGAAGCTATATACAAACTTTTCCCCAAAGTTTTATTTTTGAGGGTTCAAAAACTGATTTAGAACAAATGATTGGTAATGCAGTACCAGTAAAACTTGCTGAATACGTTGCTAAATGTCTCCTTCAGTATATGCAAGATCAAGGTAATCGTAGAGTGAAAAATTGCACTCAACAAGTAGTGACACAACTGTGCTGA
- a CDS encoding HindVP family restriction endonuclease, protein MINDNQAKPQLFGLTNSNRDFSLRSSWGKNQFNNSFPTALACYMQSKELEPVYLTLDQQLSINHTKINVSQLFGINPSSPHLFFAFESDYVPYRKTVIGKLPRVDLVTQDTSQSDSCLRGLEIKLTALPDSSTCNLTHEQYGCEIVTRPDTIVYLALSIANNFQQSQQELLNYLDPVCSKINDWSSAKSVLPVIPLLIQAIDRLLSDNIEIQQPLVIQPIWKTQGKTFTLYENCLDIFVWSDFAFTRLFFDISKNFTKENLEVIQRPMRSVVWLAKMLYEFATNGKMNHKLIIDSLTYHTKNDKAFALSGNVTRLYMNCPELITPRVNKSEIKNIILGGGQNFLSPERRFDAVVLSNSEIFDANN, encoded by the coding sequence ATGATTAACGATAACCAAGCAAAACCACAATTATTCGGCTTAACTAATTCTAATAGGGATTTTTCTCTAAGGAGTAGCTGGGGCAAAAATCAATTTAATAACTCTTTCCCAACAGCTTTAGCTTGCTATATGCAGTCTAAAGAACTAGAGCCTGTTTATCTAACGCTTGATCAACAGCTTAGTATTAATCATACAAAAATTAACGTATCACAATTATTTGGTATAAATCCCTCTTCTCCTCACTTATTTTTTGCCTTTGAAAGTGATTATGTACCTTATCGCAAAACAGTGATAGGAAAATTGCCAAGAGTTGATTTAGTAACACAAGACACATCTCAAAGCGATTCTTGCTTGCGTGGTCTAGAAATTAAGTTAACAGCTTTACCAGATAGCTCAACCTGTAATCTTACCCACGAACAGTATGGCTGTGAAATTGTGACAAGACCCGATACCATTGTTTATTTAGCTTTAAGCATTGCAAATAATTTTCAACAATCTCAACAAGAATTACTAAATTACCTCGATCCAGTATGTAGCAAAATTAACGACTGGTCAAGTGCAAAATCAGTTCTACCTGTAATTCCGTTATTAATACAGGCAATTGATAGATTATTAAGCGATAATATAGAAATCCAACAACCCTTAGTAATTCAACCTATCTGGAAAACTCAAGGTAAAACATTTACATTATATGAAAATTGTCTAGATATTTTTGTCTGGAGTGATTTTGCTTTTACAAGGCTTTTCTTCGACATCAGTAAAAATTTTACCAAAGAAAATTTAGAAGTCATCCAACGCCCTATGCGTTCTGTTGTATGGTTGGCAAAAATGCTTTATGAATTTGCTACTAATGGTAAAATGAATCATAAATTAATAATTGACAGTTTAACATACCATACTAAAAACGATAAAGCATTCGCTTTATCAGGAAATGTTACTCGGCTCTATATGAATTGCCCTGAACTAATCACGCCTAGAGTAAATAAGTCAGAAATAAAAAATATTATTTTAGGAGGCGGACAAAACTTTTTAAGCCCAGAGAGAAGATTTGATGCTGTTGTTTTAAGCAATTCAGAAATTTTTGATGCTAATAATTAA